In the Pseudanabaena sp. PCC 7367 genome, one interval contains:
- a CDS encoding CHAT domain-containing protein yields MRCYLLLALATFTGLSLAYEKDLQAQVTPDGTTATTVDGNQINPVGSGTVNGNNLFHSFDQFNVPSSGVIFGTDGSSVDGNSIQNILNRVTGGDPSSIFGAIQSSGAFPNANLYLLNPNGIIFGAGASLDIGGSFHASTATSLLFDSEQIFRAIADGVFPFGDPKALRFGITEPAAIINQGNLAASNNLSLTGGTVISSGNLSANGTVAIAAAPGNSAIELRSPNAVLGLTILPDAVGNEWQGTIADIPQLARQLTGTSNPEADEVVVNPDGSLALVEISEGLTSSFNEETEQFVTTGNYAIAPGDVAIKNANAATVQVEADQDIAALVPDLETSGDLSLNAGNELVLRDSAETASTVRAGGDLTLSAKNGIDILALNHAASRIESGGDLTLQSDGIISGDAIYFSIGDFILKPITPGSVTNFISLYDPIIRSAGNVDLAGDYSGTSLLVEAAGSITTDGIEITGPDLFSPEPALVNNWALILRAGVLPGSTTSFPVVEGGSNVTEAPSDGLGNVTVDGPISIIPGIGEDSLVEITATGNVEINDQIQIISAFGTTNLLGITAEGNVDINALIDARGVDTTITSNTGTINTDVVITHANSNGGDQIFSAPLGITTGDLDSSSLTSGIAGDIFIDTPGSVNAVSITAEANEGTAGNVLIGLVDQPSFLISGIISTQNSSAGDAGGVSIQVDDSVNITEIIASSTNLGLGGNVTIDAGGVVQIPGGITTTGHEFDAGDVSITTNSSILTGDITTTLEDGDSPGYSAGNINLIATGNDDINVGNLNASVYGGVIGFAGNAGNVAIDSDSGDISTNNILTISEFANGGGVNLTGQNVNTGYITNAFSENTSTSPVIISASGEVNTGKIDTSANINSGAIEITGSDVTVNGDLLTASSNISGDITVNATGDINVNGDIDTFGSYSGSAGDVSISTTSSSSVTVTGNIYAYGYEGAASGDVTITALGNGDINVNNINTNAAQGSSPMSGTAGDVTVNSSTGSIVTGNISAVADSNQSGSISLSGQNITVGDINELPVSADSSNVSVVISAINNVSAGDIFTRAFFDGGDVDISGNNIQVGLINTTGSDFGGDVNIDGNTIILDSIRTESTNGFGGDVDIVFTDFFRAIGFFTGFNGTDASISTDGSDAGGSVSIVRDPLVTGVDDFLVGDSGIVSESGNGTVSAIVTSNANQILTATIPVEQIQGNILIRNSLPNDPPPTDPPPTDPPLTDPPPTDPPPTDPPPTDPPPTPTPTPTPTPTPTPTPTPTPTTTPTPTPTPTPTPTPTPTPTPTPTPTPTPTPAPTPTPAPNPAPAPSPTRSQEQDVVDSTLITLDPSLQQPEASLDRQAKIALIDFKRSEADRFLANGQLDAALIAIESGYKSELEVYTGESLPANIVGLNDGQEIITEASNITKSVTAIVYPIILEDRLEILVIPPKRPEDDNADKDKSISPDQLGKPFLVTVRGVSESDMNTVVTDFAINLRDPSSDDYLRQSQQLYDWIMRPIHDRLQAEEVETIVFVMDSGLRVIPPAAFHDGSSFLADQYASATIPALSVSQAILKERDSKNSRILAMGLTESVDGFAALPAVETEVETITEDVLSGSFFLNEPFTVGNLQSQRGQAKYGIIHLATHARFTSSQEEGAFIQFWDRRLNIKAIGELGLDDPTVEMLTLSACQTAVGESLGLGGLAIKKGVKSVLASLWPVEDAGTAPLMINFYSRWEDSRSKAIALRESQQSILSGRVRIENGRAVGIPGLDDVILPDEGAQIDLSHPYYWSSFILVGNWL; encoded by the coding sequence ATGCGCTGTTACTTATTGCTGGCCTTAGCAACATTCACGGGTCTGAGCCTAGCCTATGAAAAAGATCTGCAAGCACAGGTCACACCAGACGGAACTACCGCCACCACAGTGGATGGCAATCAGATCAATCCAGTTGGCTCCGGCACTGTCAATGGTAATAACCTCTTCCACAGCTTTGACCAATTCAACGTACCCAGTAGCGGTGTCATTTTCGGCACCGATGGTAGCAGTGTTGATGGCAACAGCATTCAAAATATTTTAAATCGGGTCACTGGCGGTGATCCCTCCAGTATCTTTGGCGCGATCCAGAGTAGCGGCGCTTTCCCCAATGCCAATTTGTATTTGCTTAACCCCAATGGGATTATTTTTGGCGCAGGTGCCAGCCTGGATATTGGCGGTTCATTTCATGCCAGCACCGCCACGTCACTTTTGTTTGACAGCGAGCAGATTTTCAGGGCGATCGCTGATGGCGTATTCCCGTTTGGTGATCCCAAAGCATTACGGTTTGGCATTACAGAACCAGCGGCAATCATTAACCAGGGCAATTTAGCAGCCAGTAATAATTTAAGCCTGACCGGTGGCACGGTGATCAGCAGTGGCAATCTCAGCGCCAATGGCACCGTAGCGATCGCGGCAGCACCAGGTAACAGCGCGATCGAGTTGCGATCGCCAAATGCAGTGTTGGGTTTAACAATTCTGCCGGATGCGGTGGGAAATGAGTGGCAGGGCACGATCGCTGATATTCCCCAATTGGCCAGACAGTTAACGGGCACAAGTAATCCTGAAGCCGATGAGGTAGTCGTAAATCCTGATGGTTCCTTAGCTTTAGTAGAAATCAGTGAAGGCTTAACCAGTAGCTTTAATGAAGAAACCGAGCAGTTTGTTACCACGGGCAATTATGCGATCGCGCCGGGCGATGTAGCGATCAAAAATGCCAATGCGGCAACGGTGCAAGTTGAGGCAGACCAGGATATTGCTGCCCTGGTGCCGGATTTAGAAACCTCCGGCGATCTCTCCTTGAATGCTGGCAATGAATTGGTCTTGCGTGATTCGGCGGAAACGGCTTCAACAGTAAGGGCAGGTGGCGATCTCACCCTCTCGGCTAAAAATGGCATTGATATTCTGGCGTTGAACCATGCCGCCAGCCGGATCGAAAGTGGTGGCGATCTCACGTTGCAAAGTGATGGCATTATTTCCGGCGATGCGATCTATTTCAGTATTGGGGATTTTATTCTCAAGCCGATTACTCCTGGCAGTGTCACTAATTTTATTAGCCTCTATGATCCAATTATTCGATCGGCTGGCAATGTAGACTTGGCTGGAGATTATTCGGGGACTTCATTACTCGTCGAAGCGGCAGGTAGCATTACCACCGATGGCATTGAAATTACAGGGCCTGATTTATTCTCACCAGAGCCAGCTTTAGTAAATAATTGGGCTTTGATTCTGCGGGCAGGAGTTTTACCTGGTTCAACAACTTCATTCCCAGTGGTGGAAGGCGGCTCTAATGTTACTGAAGCCCCTTCAGATGGGCTTGGGAATGTTACCGTTGATGGCCCTATTAGTATTATTCCTGGGATTGGTGAAGATAGCCTGGTTGAAATTACCGCCACAGGTAATGTTGAGATAAATGACCAAATTCAAATTATCTCTGCTTTTGGTACTACTAACCTGCTTGGAATTACGGCTGAAGGGAATGTTGATATCAATGCGCTGATCGATGCCAGGGGGGTAGACACCACGATCACCAGTAACACTGGCACAATCAACACTGATGTGGTGATCACCCATGCCAACTCCAACGGTGGCGATCAGATTTTTTCTGCACCGCTGGGGATTACTACCGGCGATCTCGATTCCAGTAGTCTTACCAGTGGGATAGCTGGAGATATATTCATTGATACGCCTGGGTCAGTTAATGCAGTTAGTATTACTGCCGAGGCTAATGAAGGTACGGCAGGCAATGTTTTAATTGGTTTGGTTGACCAGCCTAGTTTTTTAATTTCGGGGATTATTTCAACCCAGAACAGTTCCGCTGGCGATGCCGGTGGGGTGTCAATTCAAGTTGATGATAGTGTTAATATTACCGAAATTATTGCTAGTTCTACTAATCTTGGGCTTGGTGGCAACGTCACGATCGATGCGGGAGGAGTTGTACAAATTCCTGGTGGTATTACTACTACAGGACATGAGTTTGATGCAGGTGATGTTAGCATTACCACGAATAGCAGCATCCTGACTGGTGATATTACTACCACATTAGAAGATGGTGATTCACCTGGTTATAGCGCTGGAAATATTAACCTGATCGCTACAGGCAACGATGATATTAATGTAGGTAATCTCAATGCCAGTGTTTATGGTGGTGTAATTGGTTTTGCTGGCAATGCCGGCAATGTGGCGATCGATAGTGATAGTGGTGATATCTCCACGAATAACATTCTCACTATCTCTGAGTTTGCTAATGGTGGTGGGGTTAACTTAACTGGCCAGAATGTTAATACTGGCTATATTACTAATGCCTTCTCCGAGAATACCAGCACTAGCCCAGTAATTATTAGTGCCAGTGGTGAAGTGAATACTGGCAAGATTGATACTTCAGCTAATATTAATAGTGGTGCGATCGAAATTACTGGCAGCGATGTAACTGTTAATGGAGATTTACTGACTGCATCGTCAAATATAAGTGGTGATATCACCGTTAATGCCACTGGTGATATTAATGTGAATGGCGATATTGATACCTTTGGCTCCTATAGTGGTAGTGCTGGTGATGTCAGTATATCTACCACATCCAGCAGTAGCGTTACAGTTACAGGTAACATTTATGCCTATGGCTATGAAGGTGCTGCCAGCGGGGATGTGACCATTACTGCTTTGGGGAATGGTGATATTAATGTTAACAATATAAACACTAATGCCGCTCAAGGCTCTTCCCCCATGAGTGGTACTGCTGGTGATGTTACGGTTAATAGCAGTACGGGGAGCATTGTTACTGGCAATATTTCCGCAGTAGCTGATTCGAATCAAAGTGGATCGATTAGCTTATCTGGTCAGAATATAACCGTTGGCGATATTAACGAGCTACCCGTTTCTGCCGACAGTAGTAACGTTTCCGTAGTTATTTCGGCGATCAATAATGTCAGTGCTGGTGATATTTTTACTAGAGCATTTTTTGATGGCGGTGATGTTGATATCTCCGGTAACAATATTCAAGTTGGTCTGATCAATACGACTGGTTCCGATTTTGGTGGCGATGTCAATATTGATGGCAACACGATCATATTAGATTCGATCCGAACCGAGTCTACCAATGGCTTTGGCGGTGATGTGGATATTGTCTTTACCGATTTCTTCCGGGCGATCGGCTTTTTCACTGGTTTTAATGGCACGGATGCCAGTATTTCTACGGATGGCTCTGATGCTGGTGGTTCGGTTAGTATCGTCCGCGATCCCCTGGTAACCGGCGTAGATGATTTCCTGGTTGGCGATAGTGGGATTGTGAGCGAGAGCGGTAATGGCACAGTCAGCGCGATCGTCACCAGCAACGCTAACCAGATCCTGACTGCCACGATTCCGGTTGAACAAATCCAGGGCAATATTCTGATTCGGAATAGCCTACCAAATGATCCCCCTCCCACCGATCCACCTCCAACCGATCCGCCCCTAACCGATCCGCCTCCCACCGATCCGCCTCCCACCGATCCGCCTCCCACCGATCCGCCTCCCACACCAACGCCCACACCGACTCCTACGCCCACACCGACTCCTACGCCCACGCCGACTCCTACGACCACGCCAACACCAACTCCTACACCAACGCCAACACCGACTCCCACACCAACGCCTACACCTACTCCCACACCAACGCCTACACCCACCCCGGCCCCCACACCGACTCCTGCACCCAATCCTGCGCCTGCACCTTCGCCTACACGATCCCAGGAACAGGATGTAGTTGACTCCACCCTGATCACTCTCGATCCTTCACTCCAGCAGCCTGAGGCCAGTCTCGATCGCCAGGCTAAGATTGCGCTGATTGACTTTAAGCGCTCCGAGGCCGATCGCTTTCTAGCGAATGGTCAGCTAGATGCCGCCCTGATTGCGATCGAATCCGGCTATAAATCAGAGCTGGAAGTATATACCGGCGAGAGCCTACCAGCTAATATTGTGGGGCTGAATGATGGCCAGGAAATCATCACCGAAGCCTCAAATATTACTAAGAGTGTGACGGCGATCGTTTATCCGATTATTTTGGAAGATCGGCTCGAAATCCTGGTGATTCCGCCCAAGCGACCGGAAGACGACAATGCCGACAAGGATAAATCAATCTCCCCTGATCAACTGGGTAAGCCATTCCTGGTGACGGTGCGAGGTGTCTCTGAATCAGATATGAATACGGTTGTGACTGACTTTGCAATCAACCTGCGTGATCCTAGTTCCGACGACTATTTGCGCCAATCGCAACAGCTCTATGATTGGATTATGCGACCAATCCACGATCGACTGCAAGCAGAGGAAGTCGAAACGATCGTGTTTGTGATGGATAGTGGCTTGCGGGTAATCCCACCTGCTGCCTTCCATGATGGTAGTAGCTTCTTAGCGGATCAATATGCATCCGCCACAATTCCGGCCTTAAGTGTTAGCCAAGCAATCCTGAAGGAAAGAGATAGCAAAAACAGTCGGATTCTGGCGATGGGTCTGACGGAATCTGTGGATGGATTTGCCGCCCTTCCTGCGGTAGAAACTGAAGTGGAAACCATTACCGAAGATGTATTATCGGGAAGTTTCTTCCTGAATGAACCATTCACCGTTGGCAACCTCCAATCGCAACGTGGTCAGGCAAAATATGGCATTATCCATCTGGCCACCCATGCTCGATTCACTTCTTCGCAAGAAGAGGGCGCATTTATTCAATTCTGGGATCGCCGCCTGAATATTAAAGCGATCGGCGAGTTGGGGCTAGATGATCCAACCGTGGAAATGCTGACCCTCAGCGCTTGTCAAACTGCCGTGGGTGAAAGTCTTGGCCTGGGTGGATTGGCGATCAAGAAGGGGGTTAAGAGCGTATTGGCTTCCCTGTGGCCGGTTGAGGATGCTGGCACCGCACCGCTGATGATTAATTTCTATAGCCGGTGGGAGGATTCGCGGAGTAAGGCGATCGCCCTGCGTGAATCTCAGCAATCGATCCTGAGTGGTAGGGTCAGAATCGAAAATGGCCGAGCAGTTGGTATTCCTGGTCTGGATGATGTGATTTTGCCCGATGAAGGAGCCCAAATCGATCTTTCCCATCCCTACTATTGGTCTTCGTTTATTTTGGTTGGCAACTGGCTCTAA
- a CDS encoding sensor histidine kinase, whose product MNNAPSDKDFQKLQQEISKLRSQLAAIANPTPQETTEPTNKPIIEPTTWPITVPIQLLQQKALLSVVTKIRESLELQTIFDSTATEVRQLLNVDRVTIYRFDPGANYNVGRFVAEDVLPPYHSALGAEINDHCFGHNYAHYYQQGRVWAAADIYALGLKNCHIEILARFQVKANLVVPLHQGNELWGLLCIHHCAASRQWQDTEIEFVQQIAAHLSVALQQAEAMERLNQQSQYLSLSVAQAVAREKAAATVINKIRRSLEVEEIFATTTHEVRQLLNADRVAIYRFNPDWSGEFVAESVDRDWLPLVHQNINNKKNINTKWEDSYLQKTQGGRYANHETFAVADIYTVDHSECHVRMLKYFQIRAYAIAPIFSGQKLWGLLGAYQNSGSRQWQQSEINFLNQIAEQFSIALQQAKLLKQAHQRSQELENTLIQLQIEVQERKKAEHIAKQALAKEKEISQLKSQLISTISHELRTPLSLIMLLSEALENRYDQLPAIRRSRKFSQIKENVNRIIRVIEDALTINRTESAEYDFSPVPLNLEDIYQSIIAEWQRNQQNHQVEYRFIGQHPICARLDPELIKQLTFQLLSNAARYSPTNSSILFELIDRHDQVVIKVTDQGIGIPAAEQTKIFEQFYRATNADTISGTPGAGLGLAIVEQITSLHHGDVHIQSKLNQGTTFEIVLPKNLT is encoded by the coding sequence ATGAATAATGCCCCCAGTGACAAGGATTTCCAAAAGCTGCAGCAGGAAATTTCTAAATTACGATCGCAACTTGCAGCCATAGCCAACCCTACCCCCCAGGAAACTACAGAGCCAACTAATAAGCCAATTATTGAGCCAACTACGTGGCCAATTACAGTGCCAATTCAGCTCCTGCAACAAAAGGCGCTCCTATCGGTGGTGACCAAAATTAGAGAGTCATTAGAACTACAGACTATTTTTGATTCAACTGCTACCGAGGTAAGACAACTACTCAATGTCGATCGGGTAACCATATATCGCTTCGATCCTGGCGCTAACTATAATGTCGGTCGATTTGTAGCTGAAGATGTACTACCACCCTATCATTCAGCCTTAGGCGCTGAAATTAATGATCATTGCTTCGGCCATAATTATGCTCATTATTATCAACAGGGCAGAGTTTGGGCTGCGGCTGATATATATGCGCTGGGACTCAAAAATTGTCATATTGAGATTTTGGCTCGGTTTCAAGTAAAAGCCAACCTGGTGGTACCGCTACATCAGGGTAATGAATTGTGGGGGCTATTGTGTATCCACCATTGCGCTGCTTCGCGTCAGTGGCAAGATACGGAAATTGAGTTTGTGCAGCAAATTGCGGCTCATTTGAGCGTAGCCCTACAGCAGGCAGAGGCAATGGAGCGCCTGAACCAACAATCGCAATACCTTTCGCTATCGGTTGCCCAGGCAGTGGCACGGGAAAAAGCTGCCGCCACTGTGATTAATAAAATTCGCCGATCGCTGGAAGTTGAGGAAATCTTTGCCACCACCACCCACGAAGTCAGGCAATTGCTGAATGCCGATCGGGTGGCGATTTATCGCTTTAACCCCGATTGGAGCGGTGAGTTTGTGGCCGAATCGGTCGATCGTGATTGGTTGCCATTGGTGCACCAAAATATCAACAACAAGAAAAATATCAACACGAAGTGGGAAGATTCCTATTTGCAAAAGACCCAAGGGGGGCGCTATGCCAATCATGAAACCTTTGCCGTTGCTGATATCTACACCGTAGATCATTCAGAATGCCATGTCCGAATGCTGAAATATTTCCAGATCAGAGCCTATGCGATCGCGCCGATTTTCTCTGGCCAGAAGCTGTGGGGATTGCTAGGAGCCTATCAAAACTCTGGGTCGCGTCAATGGCAGCAATCAGAAATCAACTTCCTCAATCAAATAGCTGAGCAATTTAGCATTGCCCTCCAACAAGCCAAATTACTCAAACAGGCACACCAGCGATCGCAGGAGCTAGAAAATACCCTGATTCAACTGCAAATAGAAGTCCAAGAACGCAAAAAGGCTGAACATATCGCAAAACAGGCTCTGGCCAAAGAGAAAGAAATTAGCCAGCTTAAGTCTCAGCTCATTTCTACCATCTCCCATGAATTACGCACACCGCTTTCCTTGATCATGCTGCTCAGCGAGGCCTTAGAAAACCGCTATGACCAATTACCAGCAATCAGGCGATCGCGTAAATTCAGCCAAATCAAAGAGAATGTCAATCGCATCATCCGGGTAATCGAAGATGCCCTAACCATCAATCGCACCGAATCAGCTGAGTACGATTTTTCGCCAGTACCACTAAATCTAGAAGATATCTACCAGAGTATTATTGCTGAATGGCAGCGCAACCAGCAGAATCATCAAGTTGAATATCGGTTTATAGGACAGCATCCTATTTGTGCCCGGCTTGATCCAGAACTGATTAAGCAACTAACTTTCCAGCTACTTAGCAATGCTGCTCGGTACTCGCCTACCAACAGCAGCATATTATTCGAGCTAATCGATCGCCATGATCAGGTTGTAATCAAAGTCACTGACCAGGGCATTGGCATTCCTGCCGCTGAACAAACCAAGATTTTTGAGCAGTTCTATCGGGCTACTAATGCTGATACCATATCCGGTACACCAGGCGCAGGGTTGGGGTTGGCGATCGTTGAGCAAATCACTAGTCTGCACCACGGCGATGTTCACATTCAAAGCAAGCTAAATCAGGGCACTACCTTCGAGATTGTATTACCTAAAAATCTGACCTAG